A single region of the Streptomyces vilmorinianum genome encodes:
- the icmF gene encoding fused isobutyryl-CoA mutase/GTPase IcmF, producing MSDLHRPVHPVRLVTASALFDGHDASINIMRRIFQSQGAEVIHLGHNRSVLEVVDAALEEDAHGVAVSSYQGGHVEYFEYLVESLRERGADHIRVVGGGGGVIVPEEIARLRKSGVTIFSPEDGQRLGLAGMVNSVVRDCDFDLWDGKPADAAAVLAGDRFAVARAITGAELGKLPADLLEQVRAAAAARVTPVLGITGTGGSGKSSLTDELVRRFRVDQQDKLRIAVIAVDPTRRRGGGALLGDRIRMNSLEGGRVFFRSLATRGSHELPEHLSDVIDVVKAAGFDLVIVETPGIGQGDAAIVPFVDTSMYVMTPEFGAASQLEKIDMLDFADVVAINKFERRGAKDALRDVSRQLIRNREAFGKKPEDMPVFGTSAATFNDDGVTALYQHLTPALAEKGLPLTEGTLPRVDVRHSSGIRQVVPAEQVRYLAEITETIRGYHAETERLAEAARRVQRLDLVKGELVETGSDAANVESLLDDARKQLPHEITEQIEGWPAVVASYSGDEQVVKVRDKELRTKLTRESLSGNKVPRVALPRFNDHGELVRFWRRENLPGYFPFSAGVFPFKRDGEDPARMFAGEGDPFRTNRRFKLLSEGQPATRLSTAFDSVTLYGRDPDERPDIYGKVGTSGVSVATLEDMKALYDGFDLVAPTTSVSMTINGPAPTVLAFFLNTAVDQQIEGFRAAEGRDPSPEEATELRARALANVRGTVQADILKEDQGQNTCLFSTEFSLRMMADIQEWFIANKVRNFYSVSISGYHIAEAGANPISQLAFTLANGFTYVEAYLARGMHIDDFAPNLSFFFSNGMDPEYSVLGRVARRIWAVAMKRKYGANERSQKLKYHVQTSGRSLHAQEMDFNDIRTTLQGLIAIYDNCNSLHTNAYDEAVTTPTEESVRRALAIQLIINREWGLAMNENPLQGSFVIDELTDLVEEAVLAEFERISERGGVLGAMETGYQRGRIQDESMLYEQRKHDGSLPIIGVNTFRNPKADTAEPGVIELARATEEEKQSQLERVRDFQDRHRDEAHEALAALKDAAVNGDNVFAVLMDAARVCSLQQITEAFFEIGGQYRRNV from the coding sequence ATGAGCGATCTGCACCGTCCCGTGCATCCCGTCCGCCTGGTCACCGCTTCAGCCCTGTTCGACGGGCACGACGCGTCGATCAACATCATGCGGCGGATCTTCCAGTCCCAGGGTGCCGAGGTCATCCACCTCGGGCACAACCGGTCGGTGCTGGAGGTCGTGGACGCGGCGCTCGAGGAGGACGCACACGGCGTGGCGGTCTCGTCCTACCAGGGCGGGCACGTGGAGTACTTCGAGTACCTCGTCGAGTCGCTGCGCGAGCGGGGCGCCGATCACATCCGCGTCGTGGGCGGCGGGGGCGGCGTGATCGTGCCGGAGGAGATCGCCCGGCTGCGCAAGAGCGGGGTGACCATCTTCTCCCCCGAGGACGGCCAGCGCCTCGGCCTCGCCGGGATGGTCAACTCGGTGGTCCGGGACTGCGATTTCGATCTCTGGGACGGCAAGCCGGCCGACGCCGCCGCCGTGCTGGCCGGTGACCGGTTCGCGGTCGCCCGCGCCATCACCGGCGCCGAACTCGGCAAGCTGCCCGCGGACCTCCTGGAGCAGGTGCGTGCCGCCGCGGCGGCACGGGTCACCCCGGTCCTCGGCATCACCGGCACCGGCGGCTCGGGGAAGTCGTCGCTGACCGACGAGCTGGTACGCCGGTTCCGTGTCGACCAGCAGGACAAGCTGCGGATCGCGGTGATCGCGGTCGACCCGACGCGCCGCCGTGGCGGTGGCGCGCTGCTCGGCGACCGCATCCGCATGAACTCCCTGGAGGGGGGCCGGGTCTTCTTCCGCAGCCTGGCCACCCGCGGCAGCCACGAGCTGCCCGAGCACCTGTCCGATGTGATCGACGTGGTCAAGGCCGCCGGGTTCGACCTCGTGATCGTGGAGACGCCGGGCATCGGCCAGGGGGACGCGGCGATCGTGCCGTTCGTCGACACCTCGATGTACGTGATGACGCCGGAGTTCGGTGCCGCCTCGCAGCTGGAGAAGATCGACATGCTCGACTTCGCCGACGTGGTGGCGATCAACAAGTTCGAGCGGCGCGGCGCCAAGGACGCGCTGCGCGACGTGAGCCGCCAGCTGATCCGTAACCGCGAGGCCTTCGGCAAGAAGCCCGAGGACATGCCGGTGTTCGGCACCTCGGCCGCGACGTTCAACGACGACGGTGTCACCGCGCTCTACCAGCACCTGACGCCCGCCCTGGCCGAGAAGGGGCTGCCGTTGACCGAGGGCACGCTGCCGCGGGTCGACGTACGCCACTCGTCCGGCATCCGCCAGGTGGTGCCCGCGGAACAGGTGCGCTACCTGGCCGAGATCACCGAGACGATCCGCGGGTACCACGCCGAGACGGAGCGGCTTGCCGAAGCGGCCCGGCGGGTGCAGCGCCTCGACCTGGTGAAGGGCGAACTCGTCGAGACCGGCTCCGACGCCGCGAACGTGGAGTCGCTGCTCGACGATGCCCGCAAGCAGCTCCCGCACGAGATCACGGAGCAGATCGAGGGCTGGCCGGCCGTCGTGGCGTCCTACTCCGGCGACGAGCAGGTCGTGAAGGTCCGGGACAAGGAGCTGCGCACCAAGCTGACCCGCGAGTCCCTGTCGGGCAACAAGGTCCCCCGCGTCGCGCTGCCCAGGTTCAACGATCACGGGGAGCTGGTGCGGTTCTGGCGTCGGGAGAACCTGCCGGGCTACTTCCCGTTCAGCGCCGGGGTGTTCCCGTTCAAGCGCGACGGTGAGGACCCGGCCCGGATGTTCGCCGGCGAGGGTGACCCGTTCCGTACGAACCGCCGGTTCAAGCTCCTGTCCGAGGGCCAGCCGGCCACCCGGCTGTCCACAGCCTTCGACTCGGTGACGCTCTACGGCCGTGACCCCGACGAGCGTCCCGACATCTACGGCAAGGTCGGCACCTCCGGTGTCTCGGTCGCGACCCTCGAAGACATGAAGGCGCTCTACGACGGCTTCGACCTGGTCGCGCCGACGACCTCGGTGTCGATGACGATCAACGGTCCGGCACCCACCGTGCTGGCGTTCTTCCTCAACACCGCCGTCGACCAGCAGATCGAGGGGTTCCGCGCCGCCGAGGGCCGCGACCCGTCGCCCGAGGAGGCGACGGAGCTGCGTGCGCGCGCGCTGGCGAACGTACGCGGCACGGTGCAGGCCGACATCCTGAAGGAGGACCAGGGCCAGAACACCTGTCTGTTCTCCACCGAGTTCTCCCTGCGGATGATGGCCGACATCCAGGAGTGGTTCATCGCGAACAAGGTCCGCAACTTCTACTCGGTGTCCATCTCCGGCTACCACATCGCCGAAGCCGGGGCGAACCCCATCAGCCAGCTGGCCTTCACCCTGGCCAACGGCTTCACCTATGTCGAGGCCTACCTGGCCCGGGGCATGCACATCGACGACTTCGCCCCGAACCTGTCGTTCTTCTTCTCCAACGGCATGGACCCGGAGTACTCGGTACTGGGCCGGGTCGCCCGCCGGATCTGGGCCGTCGCGATGAAGCGGAAGTACGGCGCCAACGAGCGCTCCCAGAAGCTGAAGTACCACGTCCAGACGTCCGGGCGCTCCCTGCACGCCCAGGAGATGGACTTCAACGACATCCGCACCACCCTGCAGGGGCTCATCGCCATCTACGACAACTGCAACAGCCTGCACACCAACGCCTACGACGAGGCCGTCACCACCCCCACCGAGGAGTCCGTCCGCCGGGCCCTGGCCATCCAGCTGATCATCAACCGGGAATGGGGCCTGGCGATGAACGAGAACCCGCTCCAGGGCTCGTTCGTCATCGACGAACTCACCGACCTGGTCGAGGAAGCCGTCCTGGCCGAGTTCGAGCGGATCAGCGAGCGCGGCGGCGTTCTCGGCGCGATGGAGACCGGCTACCAGCGCGGCCGCATCCAGGACGAGTCGATGCTCTACGAGCAGCGCAAGCACGACGGCAGCCTGCCCATCATCGGCGTCAACACCTTCCGTAATCCCAAGGCGGACACCGCCGAGCCCGGCGTCATCGAGCTGGCCCGCGCCACCGAAGAGGAGAAGCAGTCCCAGCTGGAGCGCGTACGGGACTTCCAGGACCGCCACCGCGACGAGGCCCACGAGGCCCTGGCCGCGCTCAAGGACGCGGCGGTGAACGGCGACAACGTCTTCGCCGTGCTCATGGACGCCGCACGGGTCTGCTCCCTTCAGCAGATCACCGAGGCCTTCTTCGAGATCGGCGGCCAGTACCGGCGCAACGTCTGA
- a CDS encoding helical backbone metal receptor — translation MAPLYDDMGTAMDMARPPRRVVSLVPSLTEAIATSLPDVLVGATQWCTHPGDLDVVRVRGTKNPDRAAIARLRPDLVIANKEENRELDVTRLRAAGLPVWVTVIETVPQALDSLERLFVEALDAPVPDWLTTARALWTGPLPDVTATAAVPIWRDPWMVVGRSTFTGDLLRRAGLANAFAEHPDRYPHAAPEEIDRPDVDVVLLPDEPYAFTGSDGPEAFHRAPTRLVSGRLITWYGPSLVPAHSMLKQLVATL, via the coding sequence ATGGCGCCGCTGTACGACGACATGGGAACCGCCATGGACATGGCCCGTCCGCCACGACGGGTCGTGTCGCTGGTGCCGTCGCTGACGGAGGCGATCGCGACCAGTCTTCCGGACGTCCTGGTGGGGGCGACCCAGTGGTGCACGCACCCCGGCGACCTCGACGTGGTGCGGGTGCGGGGCACCAAGAACCCGGACCGCGCGGCGATCGCGCGACTGCGGCCGGACCTCGTGATCGCGAACAAGGAGGAGAACCGGGAGCTCGACGTCACCCGGCTGCGCGCCGCGGGGCTGCCGGTGTGGGTGACCGTCATCGAGACCGTCCCGCAAGCCCTGGACTCGCTCGAGCGGCTGTTCGTCGAGGCGCTGGACGCCCCCGTCCCCGACTGGCTCACCACGGCACGAGCGCTCTGGACGGGCCCGCTTCCCGATGTCACCGCCACCGCCGCGGTCCCGATCTGGCGGGATCCCTGGATGGTGGTCGGGAGGTCCACGTTCACCGGCGACCTGCTGCGCCGGGCCGGTCTCGCCAACGCGTTCGCCGAGCACCCGGACCGCTACCCGCACGCGGCGCCGGAGGAGATCGACCGACCGGACGTGGACGTCGTCCTGCTGCCCGACGAGCCGTACGCGTTCACCGGGAGCGACGGCCCCGAGGCGTTCCACCGCGCGCCGACCCGACTCGTCAGCGGGCGGCTGATCACCTGGTACGGCCCGTCGCTCGTGCCGGCGCACAGCATGCTGAAGCAGCTCGTCGCCACGTTGTGA
- a CDS encoding SDR family NAD(P)-dependent oxidoreductase, producing the protein MADQRVYLVTGGGTGIGAATARLLRSAGHHVVISGRRPEPLWLVAEETGALAVPSDIGDPDAVRALVAEAVAAHGRLDGLVLNAGIGRGGGVGEVTLEDWDAVMRTNLTGPFHLLRAALPHLIDARGAVVAVASVSALRNGVGNAAYATSKAALLQLCRSLAVDYGAAGLRANTVCPSWVRTDMADRRMSRFAEEAGMGQGGLDAAYEEVTRVLPTGRPGEPREVAEAVTWLLSPASSFVNGAVLTVDGGATALDPGTLAFDFHIEPRAPRA; encoded by the coding sequence ATGGCGGATCAGCGTGTGTACCTCGTGACCGGCGGCGGGACGGGCATCGGCGCCGCGACCGCCCGGCTGCTGCGCTCGGCGGGGCACCACGTGGTGATCTCCGGGCGCCGCCCCGAACCGCTGTGGCTCGTCGCGGAGGAGACGGGGGCCCTGGCCGTCCCGTCCGACATCGGCGACCCCGACGCGGTACGCGCGCTCGTGGCCGAGGCCGTCGCCGCACACGGCCGCCTCGACGGGCTCGTCCTCAACGCCGGTATCGGGCGCGGCGGAGGCGTGGGCGAGGTGACCCTCGAGGACTGGGACGCGGTGATGCGGACCAACCTCACCGGCCCGTTCCACCTCCTGCGCGCCGCGCTCCCGCATCTGATCGACGCCCGCGGGGCGGTGGTCGCGGTCGCCTCGGTGTCCGCGCTGCGCAACGGCGTGGGCAACGCCGCCTACGCCACCTCCAAGGCGGCGCTGCTCCAGCTCTGCCGCTCGCTCGCGGTCGACTACGGGGCCGCGGGCCTGCGCGCCAACACGGTGTGCCCGAGCTGGGTGCGCACCGACATGGCGGACCGTCGGATGAGCCGGTTCGCCGAGGAGGCGGGCATGGGGCAGGGCGGTCTCGACGCGGCGTACGAGGAGGTCACGCGCGTCCTGCCCACCGGGCGCCCGGGGGAACCGCGCGAGGTCGCCGAGGCCGTCACCTGGCTGCTCTCGCCCGCCTCCTCCTTCGTCAACGGAGCCGTGCTCACCGTCGACGGCGGCGCGACGGCCCTCGACCCCGGCACGCTCGCCTTCGACTTCCACATCGAACCACGCGCGCCGCGCGCCTGA
- a CDS encoding VOC family protein: MDIKLSQCFIAVHDHDEALAFYRDVLGMEVRNDVGFEGMRWVTVGSPAQPDVDIVLEPPLADPNASAADKQAMAELLAKCLLRGVIFRTDDVDATFERISAAGGEVLQEPVDQPYGVRDCAFRDPSGNMLRFNQPRKQ, from the coding sequence ATGGACATCAAGCTCTCGCAGTGCTTCATCGCCGTCCACGACCACGACGAGGCGCTCGCCTTCTACCGGGACGTCCTCGGCATGGAGGTGCGCAACGACGTCGGGTTCGAGGGGATGCGCTGGGTGACGGTCGGCTCGCCGGCCCAGCCCGACGTGGACATCGTTCTGGAACCGCCCCTGGCGGACCCGAACGCCTCGGCCGCTGACAAGCAGGCCATGGCGGAGCTGCTGGCCAAGTGCCTGCTGCGCGGCGTGATCTTCCGGACCGACGACGTCGACGCCACCTTCGAGCGCATCAGCGCGGCGGGCGGCGAGGTGCTCCAGGAGCCGGTCGACCAGCCGTACGGCGTGCGCGACTGCGCCTTCCGCGATCCGTCCGGCAACATGCTGCGCTTCAACCAGCCCCGCAAGCAGTGA
- a CDS encoding helix-turn-helix domain-containing protein has translation MTLEDLVRLRRARDLMDRDYAKPLDVPALARVALMSSGHFSRSFRAAFGETPYSYLMTRRIERAKALLRRGDMSVTDVCFAVGCTSLGSFSSRFTELVGESPSAYRARSHDEGAAIPACIAKIHTRPVRNGEANPTPRP, from the coding sequence GTGACGCTGGAGGACCTCGTCCGGCTGCGCCGGGCCCGTGACCTGATGGACCGCGACTACGCGAAGCCGCTCGACGTTCCCGCCCTGGCGCGCGTCGCCCTCATGTCGTCGGGCCATTTCTCCCGCAGCTTCCGCGCCGCCTTCGGGGAGACGCCGTACAGCTACCTGATGACGCGCCGGATCGAGCGTGCCAAGGCGCTGCTGCGGCGGGGTGACATGTCGGTGACGGACGTCTGCTTCGCGGTCGGCTGTACCTCGCTGGGGTCGTTCAGCTCGCGGTTCACCGAGCTCGTCGGCGAGAGCCCGAGCGCGTACCGGGCCCGCAGCCATGACGAGGGCGCCGCCATCCCTGCCTGCATCGCGAAGATCCACACGCGACCGGTCAGGAACGGAGAAGCGAACCCCACGCCCCGCCCTTAG
- a CDS encoding DUF6480 family protein, translated as MAASNPDPEPRRDPRRAQPGETPPAESSTSSGAGPHRPLKRGGARGPLIVIVLVVVLAAVVFLAFAVVVAA; from the coding sequence ATGGCCGCCTCCAACCCTGATCCGGAGCCCCGCCGGGACCCGCGTCGCGCGCAGCCGGGAGAGACCCCGCCCGCCGAGTCGAGCACGAGCTCCGGCGCGGGCCCGCACCGTCCGCTCAAGCGGGGCGGGGCCAGAGGGCCGCTCATCGTCATCGTCCTGGTGGTCGTCCTGGCGGCGGTGGTCTTCCTCGCCTTCGCCGTCGTCGTGGCCGCGTGA
- a CDS encoding CsbD family protein, which translates to MGKAKAKIEQMKGKAKQRIGGATDDRSMEAEGRREKTVGKIREAAGEAVERIKKGLHK; encoded by the coding sequence ATGGGCAAGGCCAAGGCCAAGATCGAACAGATGAAGGGCAAGGCGAAGCAACGCATCGGGGGCGCCACGGACGACCGCTCCATGGAGGCCGAGGGCCGCCGCGAGAAGACGGTCGGCAAGATCAGGGAAGCGGCCGGCGAGGCGGTGGAACGGATCAAGAAGGGCCTGCACAAGTAG
- a CDS encoding CHAT domain-containing protein codes for MPHNSLFDAVMGRRAGNADTHRRWTDAMARVRRRRPVALRLARRFHAVATAAPLVAVVWVVTPAGPLFPLASACAGLISLRMALRARVTRELIRPDLLRERLRPSAVVPAVVLAATPAGESLARLWAAADPLTGVSGGLLLAAAALAGLYCPLVARTVRSRTARLLWTAPGLAFGRGSLLFLFGGLCLPRRALLVTTLFVLAAELLPALAATVADRSTLWRASWARLRGGSGAKHDEALASWAWDAVLSRPGRPDYRAVTALVRYAWQSYGGALTDQMPTALTEQRLQEGADQALDWLILADNALLAVEMNATAVPREDQEALLREHLTAHVLVQATAVLTWGFLDRPENAEEEARGAAEDFRLLGMPEWSALYGVCAAAVAARRGNNPNRAAAALCALIKERAAHGRDEGPWQYGAVLMTAMIAHHVDRKEQALVVLAELRRLAEVGPEGLEPTGLSPWAVGALWDAAVYDLNRYHVERDLREALGDMSPFHAVRSPTGTGMSEGSGKRLSAQVAPVPPGYGRVHPAALTPLTVAVLEHIVLTFGADQPWSKAERRRIDAQESMTTLVASVDALDDLHARITTRLDRRSATPVPRPSSDPMPSSDPTDELLRPSGRHVIAGETLRFILEHGTDPQAGLRKAFTYTEDMRAMKLSSDLALRTAGTDESGAPPRSPYRRVGGFDHRATYVLSSEAQSRTQTGSVGHTETYRLRGVLDFSQVHRMLATVGTGVLLVSYWHDEHETLLFLLRADSPAPQLVTVEHGTDGGAALERALQGIQPDDRERAPQPWDAPFRPLVEAVAAHSRPEETVWLVPDALLHHVPLHAVTLPDGRSLIERNPVCFTPSASLMRFCLTDTPQAAPASVLLIADRDSEHALAFASLEVRTVAARFPHTTTASGKRDLLDLLSARSHDVLHLACHGYFEPGLPGRSAVVLGRGEVLTASEVLGLNMRVGLVTIGACESGLGALPLAEERLGLVRAFLQAGARSVLAALWPVDDLSAGLLLEDFYTRLRDGTPRAVALRQAQLTLRTTTAQHVRRYCARHRSLLDDPAERAEVDEVLAQLEGLPEDRLVFDDPYHWAVFQLFGDWR; via the coding sequence GTGCCGCACAACAGCTTGTTCGACGCGGTCATGGGACGCCGGGCGGGCAACGCCGACACCCACCGGCGCTGGACCGACGCCATGGCCAGGGTCAGGCGCCGACGTCCCGTGGCTCTGCGCCTCGCCCGCCGCTTCCACGCGGTGGCCACGGCCGCGCCCCTGGTGGCCGTGGTGTGGGTGGTGACGCCCGCCGGCCCGCTCTTCCCGCTCGCGTCGGCGTGTGCGGGCCTGATCTCGCTGCGCATGGCGTTACGGGCCCGGGTCACCCGGGAGTTGATCCGGCCGGACCTGTTGAGGGAACGGCTGCGCCCGTCGGCCGTCGTTCCCGCAGTCGTCCTCGCGGCGACCCCGGCCGGCGAGAGTCTCGCCCGACTCTGGGCCGCGGCAGATCCGTTGACGGGTGTGAGCGGAGGCCTGCTGCTGGCCGCGGCCGCACTCGCCGGACTGTACTGCCCCCTGGTGGCCCGAACCGTCCGCTCGCGCACCGCCCGGCTGTTGTGGACGGCTCCGGGCCTCGCCTTCGGACGGGGCAGCCTGCTGTTCCTCTTCGGCGGCCTGTGCCTTCCCCGGCGCGCGTTGCTCGTCACCACCCTCTTCGTCCTCGCCGCGGAGCTGTTGCCCGCCCTGGCAGCCACCGTCGCGGACCGGAGCACGCTCTGGCGGGCGTCCTGGGCGCGGCTGCGCGGCGGCAGCGGCGCGAAGCACGACGAGGCCCTGGCCTCCTGGGCCTGGGACGCGGTGCTGTCCCGGCCGGGCCGGCCCGACTACCGCGCGGTCACCGCACTGGTGAGGTACGCCTGGCAGTCCTACGGAGGCGCGCTGACCGACCAGATGCCCACCGCCCTCACGGAGCAACGGCTCCAGGAGGGTGCGGATCAGGCGCTGGACTGGCTGATTCTTGCCGACAACGCCCTGCTGGCCGTGGAGATGAACGCCACCGCCGTGCCCCGTGAGGACCAGGAGGCCCTGCTGCGCGAGCATCTGACCGCGCACGTTCTCGTCCAGGCCACCGCCGTGCTGACCTGGGGCTTCCTCGACCGCCCCGAGAACGCGGAGGAGGAGGCGCGCGGTGCGGCGGAGGACTTCCGGCTTCTGGGCATGCCGGAGTGGTCAGCCCTCTACGGGGTGTGCGCCGCCGCGGTGGCCGCGCGGCGCGGGAACAACCCCAATCGGGCGGCCGCGGCCCTGTGCGCACTCATCAAGGAGCGTGCCGCCCACGGCCGCGACGAGGGCCCCTGGCAGTACGGCGCCGTCCTGATGACCGCGATGATCGCGCACCACGTCGACAGGAAGGAGCAGGCGCTCGTGGTGCTGGCGGAACTGCGGCGTCTGGCGGAGGTGGGCCCGGAGGGCCTGGAGCCCACAGGGCTGTCGCCCTGGGCCGTCGGCGCCCTGTGGGACGCGGCCGTGTACGACCTCAACCGCTACCACGTCGAACGCGACCTGCGCGAGGCGCTGGGCGACATGTCGCCCTTCCACGCCGTCCGTTCCCCGACGGGCACGGGCATGAGCGAAGGGTCCGGCAAGCGACTGAGCGCTCAGGTCGCCCCCGTACCGCCGGGATACGGGAGGGTGCATCCGGCCGCGCTGACGCCGTTGACCGTCGCGGTCCTGGAGCACATCGTCCTCACCTTCGGCGCCGACCAGCCATGGTCCAAGGCCGAGCGCAGGCGCATCGACGCACAGGAGAGCATGACCACCCTGGTGGCGTCCGTCGATGCCCTCGACGACCTGCACGCCCGCATCACGACGCGTCTGGACCGCCGAAGCGCGACACCGGTACCGAGGCCTTCCAGCGACCCCATGCCTTCCAGCGACCCCACGGATGAACTGCTCCGTCCGTCCGGGAGGCACGTCATCGCCGGCGAGACGCTCCGGTTCATCCTCGAGCACGGCACGGATCCGCAGGCCGGGCTGCGCAAGGCGTTCACCTACACCGAAGACATGCGCGCCATGAAGCTCAGCTCCGACCTGGCCCTGCGTACGGCCGGAACCGATGAATCCGGAGCGCCCCCGCGCTCTCCGTACCGGAGGGTGGGCGGCTTCGACCACCGCGCGACGTACGTGCTGTCCTCCGAGGCGCAGTCGCGCACACAGACGGGAAGCGTCGGGCACACCGAGACGTACCGACTGCGCGGAGTGCTGGACTTCTCCCAGGTCCACCGGATGCTCGCCACCGTCGGCACCGGCGTCCTGCTCGTGTCGTACTGGCACGACGAACACGAGACCCTTCTCTTTCTCCTGCGCGCCGACTCGCCCGCGCCGCAGCTGGTGACCGTGGAGCACGGTACGGACGGCGGTGCCGCCCTCGAACGTGCCCTGCAAGGCATCCAGCCGGACGACCGGGAACGCGCGCCACAGCCATGGGACGCTCCCTTCCGGCCGCTGGTCGAAGCGGTGGCCGCGCACAGCCGGCCCGAGGAGACGGTGTGGCTGGTCCCCGACGCGCTTCTGCACCATGTCCCCCTGCACGCCGTCACCCTCCCGGACGGCCGGTCGCTGATCGAGCGCAACCCCGTCTGCTTCACGCCCAGTGCCTCCCTGATGCGGTTCTGTCTCACCGACACGCCACAGGCAGCTCCGGCGTCGGTCCTGCTGATCGCGGACCGGGACTCCGAACACGCCCTGGCCTTCGCCTCCCTGGAGGTACGGACCGTCGCCGCGCGTTTCCCCCACACCACGACGGCCTCGGGGAAACGTGACCTCCTCGATCTGCTGTCCGCCCGTTCCCACGACGTCCTGCACCTGGCCTGCCACGGCTACTTCGAGCCGGGCCTGCCCGGAAGGTCGGCCGTCGTTCTGGGCCGGGGAGAAGTGCTCACCGCATCGGAAGTGCTGGGCCTGAACATGCGCGTGGGGCTGGTCACGATCGGTGCCTGCGAGAGCGGCCTGGGCGCCCTTCCCCTCGCCGAGGAACGCCTCGGCCTGGTCCGGGCCTTCCTCCAGGCCGGCGCCCGGTCGGTGCTCGCCGCCCTGTGGCCGGTGGACGATCTCTCCGCCGGCCTGCTGCTCGAGGACTTCTACACCCGGCTGCGCGACGGAACCCCGCGGGCGGTGGCCCTGCGGCAGGCCCAGTTGACCCTTCGTACCACCACGGCCCAGCACGTGAGGCGCTACTGCGCGCGCCACCGGTCCCTGCTCGACGACCCGGCCGAGCGGGCCGAGGTCGACGAGGTCCTGGCTCAGCTCGAAGGACTTCCTGAGGATCGGCTCGTCTTCGACGACCCCTACCACTGGGCGGTCTTCCAGCTCTTCGGCGACTGGAGGTGA
- a CDS encoding DUF6338 family protein: MPTTFLQLLVVVVAVLPGVTYQFTRERARGPLVQHADLGERMLRALAASLVLDFAYVLVLGSTLTQRFPLTGSGWEKLAASPRPVALLALLLLIAIPAAAAWAVERGERRGRRSARYVPTPSSWDHVFSELEPCFVRARLKSGHWVGGWYGSCSYASSHPAAAHDLYLESAWRLTPNGRFLSRVEQTRGLYLRLDDVELIEFITPEEQ; this comes from the coding sequence GTGCCCACCACCTTCCTCCAACTCCTCGTCGTGGTCGTCGCGGTCCTGCCGGGTGTGACCTACCAGTTCACCCGCGAACGCGCGCGCGGACCCCTCGTCCAGCACGCGGATCTCGGCGAGCGCATGCTCCGGGCCCTCGCCGCGTCGCTCGTCCTCGACTTCGCCTACGTCCTGGTCCTCGGCAGCACCCTGACCCAGCGGTTTCCGCTCACCGGGAGCGGCTGGGAGAAGCTGGCGGCCTCGCCACGCCCCGTGGCGCTCCTGGCGCTCCTGCTCCTCATCGCGATCCCGGCCGCCGCGGCCTGGGCCGTGGAGCGCGGTGAGCGCCGCGGCCGTCGGTCCGCCCGGTACGTGCCCACCCCGTCCTCGTGGGACCACGTCTTCTCGGAGCTGGAACCGTGTTTCGTCCGGGCGCGGCTCAAGAGCGGTCACTGGGTGGGGGGTTGGTACGGCTCGTGCTCGTACGCCTCCTCCCATCCCGCCGCCGCGCACGACCTGTACCTGGAATCCGCCTGGCGGCTGACGCCCAACGGCCGATTCCTGTCCAGAGTGGAGCAGACCCGCGGGCTCTACCTGCGCCTGGACGACGTCGAACTGATCGAGTTCATCACCCCGGAGGAGCAATGA